The genomic interval TGAATGCTTACACATTAATGGAAATGTCAGACGTGTAATAAGCGTTAATATACTGATCAAATTATTTGTGGCATTGCCTTAAAGGCTTATGTGCAGCAGTTAGAATCAAGTCGTTTGAAGTTGATGCAGTTGGAGCAAGAGCTTGAACGTACAAGACAGCAGGTGTGGTGGAAGATGAGTTATTTTACTTGTAGTTTCTCTTTTGGATCATTTCATGTTGCCAGcgtcttcttcttttctttcccTCTCTCTAATACATTGAGGCAACAAAACTGCAGGGAATGTATATGGGTGGTGGGTTAGATTCTAATAATATGTGTTTTGCTGGACCTGTGAATTCAGGTTAGTTTGTGATAATGATGCTACTACTGctctatatatatttgtaattgcatttaatttttcaatgtcCGGATATTCCATGTCTTGGTAATTTAATgttttcatttaataaaaaaatttagagtaaaGAATCATTTCGGTCCTTAAATGTGTCAGGAGTTGTCATAATAGTCATTGAGtgtataaaaattacaaaaaaacatatatagatGCAAATTTTGTTAGTCAATTTGATCATTGAATGTGTCTTTCATTAGTTAGTCTTATCATCAAATGTGTCTTCTGTTAGTCAATTTAGTCCAATAAATTACTGATAAAAGACACacttatatatgttttttgtaattttgatatattcagGGATTATAGTGACAACATCTCACACTTTGAAGGATCAAAATGAGTGTTTACTCAATAATTTATAACGTGGTGAAATCAGTTTTCTAACCGTGCCTAAAATTTGTAGTTCTTGCATTGCGTTCTAAGGGCACCCTTATGTGCAGGAATTACAGCCTTTGAGATGGAGTATGGACATTGGGTTGACGAGCAAAATAGGCAAATCTCAGAAATGAGAAATGCCTTAAATGCGCATATTGGTGACATAGAGCTCAGGATTCTAGTAGAAGGTATGATGAACCACTATGCTGAAATCTATCGCATGAAATCAGCTGCTGCAAAAGCAGATGTTTTTTATGTTATGTCCGGCATGTGGAAAACAACAGCTGAAAGATTTTTCTTGTGGATCGGAGGTTTTCGCCCCTCTGAGCTTCTCAAGGTAATGGTTCATATTATGGCATGACAAATTTGTAGTGTATGGTGGAAGTCTATAACTTTATTTAATTGCAGATTCTTGGTCCAATGATTGAACCCTTGACAGAGCAACAACGATTGGATATCGATAACCTTGGACAATCATGTCAACAAGCAGAAGACGCCCTTTCACAAGGCATGGACAAACTCCGGCAAACACTCGCTGATAGTGTAGCAGCTGGACAATTCATTGAAGGAACTTATATTCCGCAGATGGCTTCTGCAATGGAGAAGTTGGATGCTCTTGTGAGCTTTGTGAACCAGGTATTGCAGCCACCTTTCTTGATAGCC from Cicer arietinum cultivar CDC Frontier isolate Library 1 chromosome 5, Cicar.CDCFrontier_v2.0, whole genome shotgun sequence carries:
- the LOC101504612 gene encoding transcription factor TGA1-like isoform X4, giving the protein MVCYRGVLKGDLLDVRISSSGMNSPSAQFVSSRRMSVYDPIHQINMWGEGFKSNGNLSASLPLIDEADLKFDSSQSEDASHGILGTSHKYDQEANRPIDKIQRRLAQNREAARKSRLRKKAYVQQLESSRLKLMQLEQELERTRQQGMYMGGGLDSNNMCFAGPVNSGITAFEMEYGHWVDEQNRQISEMRNALNAHIGDIELRILVEGMMNHYAEIYRMKSAAAKADVFYVMSGMWKTTAERFFLWIGGFRPSELLKILGPMIEPLTEQQRLDIDNLGQSCQQAEDALSQGMDKLRQTLADSVAAGQFIEGTYIPQMASAMEKLDALVSFVNQVRACIQGFI
- the LOC101504612 gene encoding transcription factor TGA1-like isoform X3; translation: MNSPSAQFVSSRRMSVYDPIHQINMWGEGFKSNGNLSASLPLIDEADLKFDSSQSEDASHGILGTSHKYDQEANRPIDKIQRRLAQNREAARKSRLRKKAYVQQLESSRLKLMQLEQELERTRQQGMYMGGGLDSNNMCFAGPVNSGITAFEMEYGHWVDEQNRQISEMRNALNAHIGDIELRILVEGMMNHYAEIYRMKSAAAKADVFYVMSGMWKTTAERFFLWIGGFRPSELLKILGPMIEPLTEQQRLDIDNLGQSCQQAEDALSQGMDKLRQTLADSVAAGQFIEGTYIPQMASAMEKLDALVSFVNQADHLRQETLQQMSRILTIRQSARCLLALGEYFQRLRALSSLWSNRPREPA
- the LOC101504612 gene encoding transcription factor TGA4-like isoform X2, with the translated sequence MVCYRGVLKGDLLDVRISSSGMNSPSAQFVSSRRMSVYDPIHQINMWGEGFKSNGNLSASLPLIDEADLKFDSSQSEDASHGILGTSHKYDQEANRPIDKIQRRLAQNREAARKSRLRKKAYVQQLESSRLKLMQLEQELERTRQQGMYMGGGLDSNNMCFAGPVNSAFEMEYGHWVDEQNRQISEMRNALNAHIGDIELRILVEGMMNHYAEIYRMKSAAAKADVFYVMSGMWKTTAERFFLWIGGFRPSELLKILGPMIEPLTEQQRLDIDNLGQSCQQAEDALSQGMDKLRQTLADSVAAGQFIEGTYIPQMASAMEKLDALVSFVNQADHLRQETLQQMSRILTIRQSARCLLALGEYFQRLRALSSLWSNRPREPA
- the LOC101504612 gene encoding transcription factor TGA4-like isoform X1; translated protein: MVCYRGVLKGDLLDVRISSSGMNSPSAQFVSSRRMSVYDPIHQINMWGEGFKSNGNLSASLPLIDEADLKFDSSQSEDASHGILGTSHKYDQEANRPIDKIQRRLAQNREAARKSRLRKKAYVQQLESSRLKLMQLEQELERTRQQGMYMGGGLDSNNMCFAGPVNSGITAFEMEYGHWVDEQNRQISEMRNALNAHIGDIELRILVEGMMNHYAEIYRMKSAAAKADVFYVMSGMWKTTAERFFLWIGGFRPSELLKILGPMIEPLTEQQRLDIDNLGQSCQQAEDALSQGMDKLRQTLADSVAAGQFIEGTYIPQMASAMEKLDALVSFVNQADHLRQETLQQMSRILTIRQSARCLLALGEYFQRLRALSSLWSNRPREPA